CACATGTAGTATTGAAAATGTCTCGGGACAATGAAGAACATCGGGGTCTGACCCCAGAGAGGCTGTCTCACGCCCATCTACCCGAACAGAAGATGTACAAAGTCCGTGCCGAGGAGGCAAGCAGTGTAGAGCAGGTCGAAGGGCAGGTGCGGGCCTATCCGTTGTTCACCACGAATGATCTAGTGCTTCTCTATTTTGAGATGGGGCCCTCGGGAATGATCGACTGGCATACTCACGTCCCCAACATGGATGAGGTTTCGATGTGCCTCGAAGGACGGGCCAGATACACCCTCGAACGTGAAGACGGGAGCCATCAGACCATAGAGGTTGGGCCGATGGAGTTCGTCTATCTACCGGGAGGTGCCAGAAACAAGATCGAGACTGTTGGAGAACAGGTTCACAAGGGAATGGTTATTCACAGACCGGTGTCGGTCGCTCGACTCGAAAATCTCGAAGATTTCACACCCTCCGACGGAGACGACTGGCCGATGGCTCTCTGGATCGATCGCAAGCGCGATGAAGTCCTCGAAAAGGACGAAGACGCCGTCTCGACCTAACAGGCTCTGCATCGACGTTTCCAGAACAGACTGACCCGTCGATCATTGACGAATGGAAGTTGCTAGGACGGAATGAGATCGGGCGCGATGAAACAAGGCGGGAGCAACGAGAAGAGTGAGAATTCAGAACCGAAACATCTGCTCTTATCTAACTCTCCTCCCGAGCGCAGCCAAGAACGAAGCGAGGTAGCCGAGACCAGCACGGACATCGCGCTGTTTGAATGATCCAAGAAGTCCTAGAAAACCGGTAGGTTGTGATTCGTTCTGGGCCGCACCGACCGCGCCAAGGATCGTGTTCAGTCCGTCCACAGTTTCCGGTTCGACTTCGAGAGCAGAGAGCGGTTTCACGATATCGATGAGATCTTCGAGGTGACCCCCTCGTTGGAGATCGAGGAGGAGGTCGAGTGTCTCGGCGAGGTCGGTTCCTCCCGCTTCCACTGTGTCCGCAAGTTCCGCGACCTCGGAAGGAGAGAGCGCATCCGTGAACGCCGTTGTGATGGTCACCAGATCGTCGAGATGACCTTCGCGTTCGAGCTGAAGGACCGTCTCGAGTACTGTCGAGAGCTCTGCCGCATTCGCACCGACATTCTCTGCAAGCTCGGCTGTTTCAGCCGTCGTCAGGCCGTCAGCTGCCTCGATGAGTGTTGCGGTCGATTCCGTGATGTGATCGAGGTCCGACTCATCAGCACTCGCAGCGATCAGCACGACCGTCGTGAGGAGGTTGTTCACTTCGTCTGTCGAAAGGATCGATGCGAGATCGTTGTCGTGATCTGCCAGTACCGCGTGGAGCGTGTCTCCCTCTGGCTCCCGTGCCCCGTTGGTGGCCGTCTCCGGATACGATTTCTGTGGCTTCGCCATGATTAATCGTCCCCCGTCAGTTCAATATCACTGGACTGCACTGGCTTCGAATCACCCTCATGCGGATTAATCCGCACGGCTGAGACCTTGTACTCGGGAGTTGCCGCGGCAGGATCGAGGCGTTCCTCGTCGGTCAGTTGGTTGACGGCGCTTTCGGCGAAGTGAATGGGAGCGAAGACGGTGTCGCGTCCAACACGGTCTGTCACCTGCGCTGGTACGGTGATCGCTCCGCGTCGTGATTCGACTTGAACCTGATCTCCATCCTCGATACCGTAGTTCACGGCTACATCGGGATGGATTTCGACGAAGTCACTAGGAGTGTATTCCATAATCCCCTCCTCGCGGTGGGTCATCGTTCCAGTGTGGTACTGATAGAGGACGCGTCCAGTCGTCAGCGTGAACGGATACTCGTCGTCGGGCCGCTCTGCGGGCTCGCTGTAGCCGATTCCTTGGAGATGAGCTAGCCCATCCTCGGTGTTGAATGCATCTTCATAGAGGCGTTTGGTTCCGGGATGGTCCTCGTCCCAGCAGGGCCATTGGAGACCACCGTCGCTCTCAACGCGGTCGTGGGTCACACCACCGTAGAGTGGGGTGAGCGAGTTCACCTCGTCCATGATCTCGGCCGTCGAGTCGTAGTCCCAGTCGCGGCCCATCCGGTGAGCGAGGTCTTGGAGGATCTTCCAGTCCGGTCGGGACGCACCTTTCGGTTCCATCACTTGCTTGACCATCTGGACAGTTCGGTCGGTATTGGTGAACGTTCCCGTCTTTTCGACAAACGAACAGGCTGGCAGTACCACGTCGGCGTACTCGGCCGTTTCGTTGACGAAGAGATCCTGAACGACGAGGAAATCGAGAGACTCCAACACGTTGCCAGCGTGGTTGATACCCGGCTCGGAGAGGGCCGCGTTCTCACCGATGATGTACATTCCCCGAACATCGTCGTCATCAGCCGCGAGGAACATCTGGGTCGTGTAGTAGCCGTACTCTGGTGAAATCTCACACTCCCATGCGTCTTCGAATTTCGCGCGGATCTCGTCGTCAGCGATGTCCTGATAGCCCGGGAAGTTGTCTGGGAGCGGTCCCATGTCACCGCCACCGCCTTGGACGTTGTTTTGGCCTCGGAACGGAGAGACGCCGGTTCCAGGCTTGCCGAGATTACCCGTGATCGCCGCGAGGTTCGCCATCGCGATCACATTCTCAGTCCCGTGTGAGTGCTCGGTGAGACCGAGTGTCCAGCCAAAGACACAGGTATCCGCTTTTGCGATGGTCTCTGCAGCAGTTTTGATCTCTTCATGTGGGACGCCCGTGACCGCCTCAACTCGATCGGGCGTGAACTCCACGACTGCTTCTTTCACATCTTCGAAACCCGTTGTTCGCTCCGCAACGAACGTCTCGTCGTACAGATCGTTTTCGATGAGATACCGAGTAATGCCGTTGATCCAGACCGCATCATAGCCGGGTTGGACCCTGCTGTACTGTGTTGCGTACTCAGCAATTTGTACCTCGCGCGGATCGAACACGAGAAGATCAGCACCGTCACGGACGTTTTGCTTGATTCTGGTCCCGATGACAGGGTGTGCTTCGGTCGTATTCGATCCCGTAATGAGATAACAGTCGGTCGTTTCGAGATCCTCGATGCTCACCGACGCGGCACCGTAACCGTACGTCTGTGCGAGCCCAGCGACCGTTGATGAGTGACAGAGCCGATTGCAGTTATCGACGCTATTGGTGTTGAGTACCTGACGGGCGAACTTCCCCATCAGGTAGTTTTCCTCGTTGGTCGCCTTCGAAGAGGCGATGACCGACAACGCCTGCCCACCGTGTTCGGCTTTGATTTCGCCCAATCCCTCGGCCACACGCGCGAGCGCTTCATCCCACGTGGCTTCTCTGAATTCGCCGTTTTCATCGCGGACCAGCGGAGTCGTTAGGCGGTCGTCGGAGTTTACGAAGTTGTAACCGAACTTCCCTTTCACACACGTAGAGATACCGTTGACCGGAGCGTCCTCCTCAGCTGTTGGGCGGGCAGCGAGGATCTCCTCACCGTCTGAGTAGAGATCGAACCGACATCCAACAGCGCAGTACCCACACGTCGTGTCCGCAACCGTTAGCTCCTCAAGTCGCGCATCGCCGATGGACTGGGCAATCTCGAACAGTTTCCCTTCCGAAAGCGTCTCAGCAGCAACACCCTCGGCGACGTGTTCGACGTTTTGTAGCGCCTGCTGCTTCGCTCGCTGCATGTATCCCGCAACACCACTCGCAGTTTCGGAATCGGAATCGGAATCGGGATTTTCGCTCATGGCCAACTCCCTCCGTCGTCGTTTTCGCCGTCTGTTCTATGGGAGGATGACCTCTCACTGTCGTTGTGCTCGTTTGTTGCTTCCGCTCGTTTTTTCGGTGTCATTGGCCCATCTGTCTGTTCCGACTGCTCGTAGGCCTCACCGATGCTGTTTTTCTGTGTGAAGCCGGGAAGCGGGATCGTCGTCGCGTCTTCGATCCCCTTCTCGACTAGTGCACCTGTCGGGCAGACGGTCACGCAGTGTCCACAGGAGACACACGTCGAGTCCGCCATCGTCTCTGCTTCGCTCTGGAAGCCGATACGGGTGTCCTGTCCCTGTCCTTCCATCCGCAGCACGCCTTCGACTTGCACGTCATTGCACGCCTCGACGCACCGATTACAAAGAATGCATTTGTTGCGGTCGATCTGAATGAACGACGAGGAGTCGTCCATTGGTTCGTAGGCATCACGGTCGTCGAGAACACCGTATCGCGGTTCCTCAACTTCGTTCTCGATCGCGGCATCCTGCAGTTCACAGCGACCGTTCTTCCCGCAGGTCGTACAGCGAAGATTGTGATCCGAGAGAACAAGATCGAGATTGACGTCCCGTGCGAGCGCAGCGTCATCTGCTGCGGTTTCGACTTCGAGACCGTCCGTCGCAGGAAAACTACACGCGGGAACGACGCCGTGCTCGTCTGTTTCGACCATACACGTTCGACACTCGCTCCGTGGCCCGATATCCTGACGGTCGTAGTGACAGAGCGCAGGAACAGTGTCCTCCGTCTCGACGGCCTCGATGGCGTCGATGAGGGTTGCGCTTGCGCTGACTGTCACCGTTGTCCCGTCGACAGTAAGTGTCGACGGTTCGTCGCTCCCGATAGGAGGGTCGGTCGCCGTTCCCGGCGCGATGCTCTCTGTTAGCGGCGGTACATCCGTGTTTTCGTGACGTTGTGAGCTCA
The nucleotide sequence above comes from Halocatena marina. Encoded proteins:
- a CDS encoding 2Fe-2S iron-sulfur cluster-binding protein, giving the protein MSSQRHENTDVPPLTESIAPGTATDPPIGSDEPSTLTVDGTTVTVSASATLIDAIEAVETEDTVPALCHYDRQDIGPRSECRTCMVETDEHGVVPACSFPATDGLEVETAADDAALARDVNLDLVLSDHNLRCTTCGKNGRCELQDAAIENEVEEPRYGVLDDRDAYEPMDDSSSFIQIDRNKCILCNRCVEACNDVQVEGVLRMEGQGQDTRIGFQSEAETMADSTCVSCGHCVTVCPTGALVEKGIEDATTIPLPGFTQKNSIGEAYEQSEQTDGPMTPKKRAEATNEHNDSERSSSHRTDGENDDGGSWP
- a CDS encoding DUF1641 domain-containing protein, coding for MAKPQKSYPETATNGAREPEGDTLHAVLADHDNDLASILSTDEVNNLLTTVVLIAASADESDLDHITESTATLIEAADGLTTAETAELAENVGANAAELSTVLETVLQLEREGHLDDLVTITTAFTDALSPSEVAELADTVEAGGTDLAETLDLLLDLQRGGHLEDLIDIVKPLSALEVEPETVDGLNTILGAVGAAQNESQPTGFLGLLGSFKQRDVRAGLGYLASFLAALGRRVR
- a CDS encoding cupin domain-containing protein, translated to MYKVRAEEASSVEQVEGQVRAYPLFTTNDLVLLYFEMGPSGMIDWHTHVPNMDEVSMCLEGRARYTLEREDGSHQTIEVGPMEFVYLPGGARNKIETVGEQVHKGMVIHRPVSVARLENLEDFTPSDGDDWPMALWIDRKRDEVLEKDEDAVST
- the fdhF gene encoding formate dehydrogenase subunit alpha, whose translation is MSENPDSDSDSETASGVAGYMQRAKQQALQNVEHVAEGVAAETLSEGKLFEIAQSIGDARLEELTVADTTCGYCAVGCRFDLYSDGEEILAARPTAEEDAPVNGISTCVKGKFGYNFVNSDDRLTTPLVRDENGEFREATWDEALARVAEGLGEIKAEHGGQALSVIASSKATNEENYLMGKFARQVLNTNSVDNCNRLCHSSTVAGLAQTYGYGAASVSIEDLETTDCYLITGSNTTEAHPVIGTRIKQNVRDGADLLVFDPREVQIAEYATQYSRVQPGYDAVWINGITRYLIENDLYDETFVAERTTGFEDVKEAVVEFTPDRVEAVTGVPHEEIKTAAETIAKADTCVFGWTLGLTEHSHGTENVIAMANLAAITGNLGKPGTGVSPFRGQNNVQGGGGDMGPLPDNFPGYQDIADDEIRAKFEDAWECEISPEYGYYTTQMFLAADDDDVRGMYIIGENAALSEPGINHAGNVLESLDFLVVQDLFVNETAEYADVVLPACSFVEKTGTFTNTDRTVQMVKQVMEPKGASRPDWKILQDLAHRMGRDWDYDSTAEIMDEVNSLTPLYGGVTHDRVESDGGLQWPCWDEDHPGTKRLYEDAFNTEDGLAHLQGIGYSEPAERPDDEYPFTLTTGRVLYQYHTGTMTHREEGIMEYTPSDFVEIHPDVAVNYGIEDGDQVQVESRRGAITVPAQVTDRVGRDTVFAPIHFAESAVNQLTDEERLDPAAATPEYKVSAVRINPHEGDSKPVQSSDIELTGDD